Proteins co-encoded in one Juglans regia cultivar Chandler chromosome 16, Walnut 2.0, whole genome shotgun sequence genomic window:
- the LOC109007570 gene encoding protein ABIL2-like isoform X3, with amino-acid sequence MGTMTKSSTLPMPHEASNFDEVSMHQSLLFSDSLKDLKNLRTQLYSAAEYFELSYTNDDQKQLVIDTLKEYAIKAIVNTVDHLGSVTYKVNDLLDEKVDEVSGTELRVSCLEQRLRTCKEYIDHEGLSQQSLVINTPNYHKRYILPVGETMRGANRTKSKYQGCSLDDEDDWHQFRNAVRATITETPTSTTSRGRSPSPSPRPSQRSAIFSFTATMPKKELEKRTVSPYRFPLLRSGSFSRRPMTPNSVRPTTPNSSTPTTPNSNARRRYPSEPRKSASMRLPAERENCKDVEQYPSKSKRLLKALLSRRKSKKDDTLYTYLDEY; translated from the exons ATGGGGACGATGACTAAATCTTCTACACTGCCCATGCCTCATGAAGCTTCTAACTTTGATGAGGTTTCAATGCATCAGAGCTTGCTTTTCTCTGATAGTCTCAAG GATCTGAAAAATCTGAGGACACAGTTGTACTCGGCAGCTGAGTATTTTGAACTATCATACACCAATGATGATCAAAAACAATT AGTGATAGACACATTAAAAGAGTATGCTATTAAAGCTATTGTGAATACCGTGGACCATTTGGGTTCTGTTACATATAAGGTTAATGATCTTTTGGATGAGAAGGTTGATGAAGTTTCTGGAACAGAGCTCCGTGTGTCTTGCCTTGAGCAG AGACTAAGGACATGCAAAGAGTATATTGATCACGAGGGCCTTTCTCAACAGTCATTGGTGATAAATACACCTAACTACCACAAGCGGTACATCTTGCCAG TTGGGGAGACAATGCGTGGTGCCAACCGTACGAAATCAAAGTATCAGGGTTGCAGCCTGGATGATGAAGATGACTGGCATCAATTTAGGAATG CTGTTCGAGCTACAATTACAGAAACCCCAACATCTACGACCAG TAGAGGGCGTTCCCCTTCCCCTTCTCCACGACCATCCCAACGATCTGCAATTTTTTCCTTCACTGCTACCATGCCCAAAAAAGAATTAG AGAAGAGAACAGTTTCACCATATCGGTTTCCGCTTTTACGTTCTGGATCTTTTTCAAGAAGGCCAATGACCCCAAATTCAGTGCGGCCCACTACTCCAAACTCTAGTACGCCAACCACTCCGAATTCTAATGCAAGACGAAGG TACCCTTCAGAGCCTCGAAAATCAGCTTCGATGCGGTTACCTGCAGAAAGAGAGAATTGCAAAGACGTTGAACAATACCCTAGTAAAAGTAAACGTCTCCTGAAAGCATTGCTCAGTCGACGCAAGTCAAAGAAAGATGATACGCTATACACATACTTGGACGAATActga
- the LOC109007568 gene encoding putative aminoacrylate hydrolase RutD isoform X1 — MPFCTVSMQQGGEDTKLQAGDNGVSIFYRTYGQGPTKVLLIIGLAGTHGSWGPQIKGLAGTDTPNDDETRTGDWNSDDYESGGGIQICAFDNRGMGRSSIPTKKSEYTTKLMAKDAIALLDHLGWKNAHIFGHSMGAMIACKLAAMAPERVLSLALLNVTGGGFECFPKQLDRQTLSVAIRFLRAKTPEQRAAVDLDTHYSKEYLEEYVGPNTRKTILYQEYVRSISSTGMQSNNGFDGQVNACWTHKMTRSEIEVIRSAGFLVSVIHGRHDIIAQLYYARRLAEKMQPVARMIELHGGHLVSHERTEEVNEALLELIKASEVKINPHDWTNLPKKTSGWIGTRMALIRVNTEGESNTSLMFYLLSKLHLFVLYLFGLLFVVFNYGRKAVRSLKPVRVGPSLAIADSQ, encoded by the exons ATGCCTTTTTGCACGGTTTCGATGCAGCAAGGCGGCGAAGACACGAAGCTCCAAGCCGGCGACAATGGAGTCAGTATCTTTTACAGAACTTACGGTCAGGGGCCGACCAAGGTCCTCCTCATCATAG GATTAGCGGGGACTCACGGTTCCTGGGGCCCACAGATCAAAGGTCTGGCGGGGACCGATACACCCAATGATGATGAAACGAGGACCGGCGATTGGAACTCTGATGACTATGAGAGTGGCGGTGGTATCCAGATATGCGCGTTTGACAACCGTGGAATGGGTCGGAGCTCCATACCTACCAAAAAGTCCGAATACAC AACAAAGCTTATGGCAAAGGACGCAATTGCCTTGTTGGATCATTTGGGCTGGAAAAATGCACATATTTTTGGACATTCAATGG GAGCTATGATAGCTTGCAAGTTAGCAGCAATGGCGCCTGAAAGAGTTCTGTCGCTGGCTTTACTTAATGTAACAGGTGGAGGTTTTGAATGTTTTCCCAAG CAGCTTGATCGACAAACATTATCTGTTGCAATCCGTTTCTTACGGGCCAAAACTCCTGAGCAACGGGCAGCTGTTGACTTGGACACCCACTATTCAAAG GAATACCTTGAGGAATATGTTGGACCTAACACGAGAAAAACAATCTTATATCAA GAATATGTAAGATCTATATCGTCAACTGGAATGCAGTCTAACAATGGTTTTGATGGCCAAGTCAATGCTTGCTGGACACACAAAATGACACGATCGGAAATTGAAGTGATCCGTTCTGCTGGATTTCTTGTTTCAGTTATTCATGGCAG GCATGATATAATTGCTCAACTATATTATGCAAGGAGACTTGCAGAGAAGATGCAGCCTGTTGCTAGAATGATAGAACTTCATGGAGGTCATCTAGTGAGCCATGAGAGAACCGAAGAG GTCAATGAAGCGCTTCTTGAATTGATCAAGGCATCAGAAGTGAAGATCAATCCTCATGATTGGACTAATTTGCCGAAGAAAACCTCTG GGTGGATAGGTACAAGGATGGCATTAATCAGAGTAAACACAGAGGGTGAAAGCAATACCTctctcatgttttatttgctATCGAAGCTCCATCTCTTTGTGTTATACCTCTTTGGTCTCCTTTTTGTGGTATTCAACTACGGACGAAAGGCTGTAAGAAGTTTAAAACCAGTTAGAGTCGGGCCTTCCCTTGCAATAGCTGATAGTCAATGA
- the LOC109007568 gene encoding putative aminoacrylate hydrolase RutD isoform X2, translating to MPFCTVSMQQGGEDTKLQAGDNGVSIFYRTYGQGPTKVLLIIGLAGTHGSWGPQIKGLAGTDTPNDDETRTGDWNSDDYESGGGIQICAFDNRGMGRSSIPTKKSEYTTKLMAKDAIALLDHLGWKNAHIFGHSMGAMIACKLAAMAPERVLSLALLNVTGGGFECFPKLDRQTLSVAIRFLRAKTPEQRAAVDLDTHYSKEYLEEYVGPNTRKTILYQEYVRSISSTGMQSNNGFDGQVNACWTHKMTRSEIEVIRSAGFLVSVIHGRHDIIAQLYYARRLAEKMQPVARMIELHGGHLVSHERTEEVNEALLELIKASEVKINPHDWTNLPKKTSGWIGTRMALIRVNTEGESNTSLMFYLLSKLHLFVLYLFGLLFVVFNYGRKAVRSLKPVRVGPSLAIADSQ from the exons ATGCCTTTTTGCACGGTTTCGATGCAGCAAGGCGGCGAAGACACGAAGCTCCAAGCCGGCGACAATGGAGTCAGTATCTTTTACAGAACTTACGGTCAGGGGCCGACCAAGGTCCTCCTCATCATAG GATTAGCGGGGACTCACGGTTCCTGGGGCCCACAGATCAAAGGTCTGGCGGGGACCGATACACCCAATGATGATGAAACGAGGACCGGCGATTGGAACTCTGATGACTATGAGAGTGGCGGTGGTATCCAGATATGCGCGTTTGACAACCGTGGAATGGGTCGGAGCTCCATACCTACCAAAAAGTCCGAATACAC AACAAAGCTTATGGCAAAGGACGCAATTGCCTTGTTGGATCATTTGGGCTGGAAAAATGCACATATTTTTGGACATTCAATGG GAGCTATGATAGCTTGCAAGTTAGCAGCAATGGCGCCTGAAAGAGTTCTGTCGCTGGCTTTACTTAATGTAACAGGTGGAGGTTTTGAATGTTTTCCCAAG CTTGATCGACAAACATTATCTGTTGCAATCCGTTTCTTACGGGCCAAAACTCCTGAGCAACGGGCAGCTGTTGACTTGGACACCCACTATTCAAAG GAATACCTTGAGGAATATGTTGGACCTAACACGAGAAAAACAATCTTATATCAA GAATATGTAAGATCTATATCGTCAACTGGAATGCAGTCTAACAATGGTTTTGATGGCCAAGTCAATGCTTGCTGGACACACAAAATGACACGATCGGAAATTGAAGTGATCCGTTCTGCTGGATTTCTTGTTTCAGTTATTCATGGCAG GCATGATATAATTGCTCAACTATATTATGCAAGGAGACTTGCAGAGAAGATGCAGCCTGTTGCTAGAATGATAGAACTTCATGGAGGTCATCTAGTGAGCCATGAGAGAACCGAAGAG GTCAATGAAGCGCTTCTTGAATTGATCAAGGCATCAGAAGTGAAGATCAATCCTCATGATTGGACTAATTTGCCGAAGAAAACCTCTG GGTGGATAGGTACAAGGATGGCATTAATCAGAGTAAACACAGAGGGTGAAAGCAATACCTctctcatgttttatttgctATCGAAGCTCCATCTCTTTGTGTTATACCTCTTTGGTCTCCTTTTTGTGGTATTCAACTACGGACGAAAGGCTGTAAGAAGTTTAAAACCAGTTAGAGTCGGGCCTTCCCTTGCAATAGCTGATAGTCAATGA
- the LOC109007570 gene encoding protein ABIL2-like isoform X2, with translation MYSYVCWTPSLLGFHIWSSKFEFLKLVCVCSFGLEVGFVLLSGTEFGITNELRVANFSIMGTMTKSSTLPMPHEASNFDEVSMHQSLLFSDSLKDLKNLRTQLYSAAEYFELSYTNDDQKQLVIDTLKEYAIKAIVNTVDHLGSVTYKVNDLLDEKVDEVSGTELRVSCLEQRLRTCKEYIDHEGLSQQSLVINTPNYHKRYILPVGETMRGANRTKSKYQGCSLDDEDDWHQFRNAVRATITETPTSTTRGRSPSPSPRPSQRSAIFSFTATMPKKELEKRTVSPYRFPLLRSGSFSRRPMTPNSVRPTTPNSSTPTTPNSNARRRYPSEPRKSASMRLPAERENCKDVEQYPSKSKRLLKALLSRRKSKKDDTLYTYLDEY, from the exons ATGTACAGCTATGTTTGTTGGACGCCTTCACTACTTGGGTTTCACATTTGGTCCTCAAAGTTCGAATTTTTAAAGCTGGTTTGTGTTTGTAGTTTTGGACTGGAAGTGGGTTTTGTGTTGTTGTCTGGAACTGAGTTTGGTATAACCAAC GAACTCCGAGTTGCAAATTTCTCTATAATGGGGACGATGACTAAATCTTCTACACTGCCCATGCCTCATGAAGCTTCTAACTTTGATGAGGTTTCAATGCATCAGAGCTTGCTTTTCTCTGATAGTCTCAAG GATCTGAAAAATCTGAGGACACAGTTGTACTCGGCAGCTGAGTATTTTGAACTATCATACACCAATGATGATCAAAAACAATT AGTGATAGACACATTAAAAGAGTATGCTATTAAAGCTATTGTGAATACCGTGGACCATTTGGGTTCTGTTACATATAAGGTTAATGATCTTTTGGATGAGAAGGTTGATGAAGTTTCTGGAACAGAGCTCCGTGTGTCTTGCCTTGAGCAG AGACTAAGGACATGCAAAGAGTATATTGATCACGAGGGCCTTTCTCAACAGTCATTGGTGATAAATACACCTAACTACCACAAGCGGTACATCTTGCCAG TTGGGGAGACAATGCGTGGTGCCAACCGTACGAAATCAAAGTATCAGGGTTGCAGCCTGGATGATGAAGATGACTGGCATCAATTTAGGAATG CTGTTCGAGCTACAATTACAGAAACCCCAACATCTACGACCAG AGGGCGTTCCCCTTCCCCTTCTCCACGACCATCCCAACGATCTGCAATTTTTTCCTTCACTGCTACCATGCCCAAAAAAGAATTAG AGAAGAGAACAGTTTCACCATATCGGTTTCCGCTTTTACGTTCTGGATCTTTTTCAAGAAGGCCAATGACCCCAAATTCAGTGCGGCCCACTACTCCAAACTCTAGTACGCCAACCACTCCGAATTCTAATGCAAGACGAAGG TACCCTTCAGAGCCTCGAAAATCAGCTTCGATGCGGTTACCTGCAGAAAGAGAGAATTGCAAAGACGTTGAACAATACCCTAGTAAAAGTAAACGTCTCCTGAAAGCATTGCTCAGTCGACGCAAGTCAAAGAAAGATGATACGCTATACACATACTTGGACGAATActga
- the LOC109007570 gene encoding protein ABIL2-like isoform X1 has product MYSYVCWTPSLLGFHIWSSKFEFLKLVCVCSFGLEVGFVLLSGTEFGITNELRVANFSIMGTMTKSSTLPMPHEASNFDEVSMHQSLLFSDSLKDLKNLRTQLYSAAEYFELSYTNDDQKQLVIDTLKEYAIKAIVNTVDHLGSVTYKVNDLLDEKVDEVSGTELRVSCLEQRLRTCKEYIDHEGLSQQSLVINTPNYHKRYILPVGETMRGANRTKSKYQGCSLDDEDDWHQFRNAVRATITETPTSTTSRGRSPSPSPRPSQRSAIFSFTATMPKKELEKRTVSPYRFPLLRSGSFSRRPMTPNSVRPTTPNSSTPTTPNSNARRRYPSEPRKSASMRLPAERENCKDVEQYPSKSKRLLKALLSRRKSKKDDTLYTYLDEY; this is encoded by the exons ATGTACAGCTATGTTTGTTGGACGCCTTCACTACTTGGGTTTCACATTTGGTCCTCAAAGTTCGAATTTTTAAAGCTGGTTTGTGTTTGTAGTTTTGGACTGGAAGTGGGTTTTGTGTTGTTGTCTGGAACTGAGTTTGGTATAACCAAC GAACTCCGAGTTGCAAATTTCTCTATAATGGGGACGATGACTAAATCTTCTACACTGCCCATGCCTCATGAAGCTTCTAACTTTGATGAGGTTTCAATGCATCAGAGCTTGCTTTTCTCTGATAGTCTCAAG GATCTGAAAAATCTGAGGACACAGTTGTACTCGGCAGCTGAGTATTTTGAACTATCATACACCAATGATGATCAAAAACAATT AGTGATAGACACATTAAAAGAGTATGCTATTAAAGCTATTGTGAATACCGTGGACCATTTGGGTTCTGTTACATATAAGGTTAATGATCTTTTGGATGAGAAGGTTGATGAAGTTTCTGGAACAGAGCTCCGTGTGTCTTGCCTTGAGCAG AGACTAAGGACATGCAAAGAGTATATTGATCACGAGGGCCTTTCTCAACAGTCATTGGTGATAAATACACCTAACTACCACAAGCGGTACATCTTGCCAG TTGGGGAGACAATGCGTGGTGCCAACCGTACGAAATCAAAGTATCAGGGTTGCAGCCTGGATGATGAAGATGACTGGCATCAATTTAGGAATG CTGTTCGAGCTACAATTACAGAAACCCCAACATCTACGACCAG TAGAGGGCGTTCCCCTTCCCCTTCTCCACGACCATCCCAACGATCTGCAATTTTTTCCTTCACTGCTACCATGCCCAAAAAAGAATTAG AGAAGAGAACAGTTTCACCATATCGGTTTCCGCTTTTACGTTCTGGATCTTTTTCAAGAAGGCCAATGACCCCAAATTCAGTGCGGCCCACTACTCCAAACTCTAGTACGCCAACCACTCCGAATTCTAATGCAAGACGAAGG TACCCTTCAGAGCCTCGAAAATCAGCTTCGATGCGGTTACCTGCAGAAAGAGAGAATTGCAAAGACGTTGAACAATACCCTAGTAAAAGTAAACGTCTCCTGAAAGCATTGCTCAGTCGACGCAAGTCAAAGAAAGATGATACGCTATACACATACTTGGACGAATActga